From one Streptomyces sp. R41 genomic stretch:
- a CDS encoding DUF4129 domain-containing protein, whose translation MSPAGGVLTAVLALPHTGATAALALPRGDEPPVTIPRDPAREAAKRELSKRMYHENDPGLVQRALNAFWDWVDKLFSAASAATPGGALGLVVIVLAVVAVVAALWWRLGTPHRSPTSSAALFDDRPKSAAEHRAAAEAHSAQGHWNQAVQERMRAIVRSLEERALLDPRPGRTADEAAAEASRTLPSHTDRLRAAARDFDDVTYGGRAADSRTYQRLTELDRDLERTKPVLANSAQSTAHNTRQGAAS comes from the coding sequence GTGAGCCCGGCGGGGGGAGTTCTCACGGCGGTACTGGCACTGCCGCACACCGGCGCCACGGCCGCCCTCGCGCTGCCGCGCGGCGACGAACCACCGGTGACGATCCCGCGCGACCCCGCGCGGGAGGCGGCCAAGCGCGAGCTGTCCAAGCGGATGTACCACGAGAACGACCCCGGCCTGGTCCAGCGCGCGCTGAACGCCTTCTGGGACTGGGTCGACAAGCTGTTCAGCGCCGCCTCCGCCGCAACGCCCGGCGGAGCGCTCGGTCTTGTCGTCATCGTGCTGGCCGTGGTGGCGGTCGTCGCCGCCCTGTGGTGGCGCCTGGGCACCCCCCACCGCAGTCCCACGTCGTCCGCCGCGCTCTTCGACGACCGCCCCAAGAGTGCCGCCGAACACCGCGCGGCCGCCGAGGCCCACTCCGCCCAGGGCCACTGGAACCAGGCCGTCCAGGAACGCATGCGCGCCATCGTCCGCTCCCTGGAGGAGCGCGCCCTGCTCGATCCGCGCCCCGGCCGCACGGCGGACGAGGCAGCCGCCGAAGCGAGCCGCACCCTGCCCTCCCACACAGACCGACTGCGCGCCGCGGCCCGGGACTTCGACGACGTCACGTACGGCGGGCGGGCCGCCGACTCGCGCACGTACCAACGCCTGACCGAACTCGACCGCGATTTGGAGCGCACCAAACCCGTACTCGCCAACAGCGCCCAGAGCACGGCCCACAACACCCGCCAGGGGGCCGCCTCATGA